The following are encoded in a window of Actinomyces oris genomic DNA:
- a CDS encoding helicase-associated domain-containing protein yields MSPSASTQDLAVHLTALPDREVAALLVARPDLAAPPSSSFLALATRAGAPGSIEYALAGLDAPTLAVAEAVVALSRPDESRRAGGAGPTEVAEAAEAAGNGQAGGAGGASGEPADGEPLGDPADHPADPASADSVDLATPADQATPDRPDSADLAGLVAAHLPLPAEQVTEALEHLGRLALVIEGRPLAALETAFGPHPFGLGPWVAEPLSAEQLPPTLEELSEEAAGGGGKPVIPAASVEMLQALTWGPPAGTLRAGGTAPGAAPLIERGWLERSSDAHGRTRFILPRQVALALRGGRLTREPLTAPEAGDLETVGADVVASEASFHAEETVRLVAALLEEWGREGGTIRRTGGVSARALARTADALDLEADAAARIIEIAASAGLLGLDDDGATWVPSSQAAGWLTDSLPQRWAPLALAWSGSARTPWLTGTRDDDGTLRAVLSPDLEAGWAARLRARVLALLGDLPPGTSATPAFVRAALTWQSPRRTIPGGAVSAVLAEAETLGITGGGALTEAGRILARRAAASLAEQDPGLSGRPGGPTDPGDAGRAEEAGGGAHAEPLSDDEALTALEVALAADLPAAVEMILVQSDLTAIVPGRPAPELAALLERTSVVESRGGALTVRFTPESVRGALDVGYRAEEITQEIGRYSPAPLPDSLSVLIQDAARHHGAVRVRAVSALLRISDEATAAGLLAEPRLRDLGLDQVAPGILVATASAGQVLRELRATGLAPVTEDASGHLVVGPATAQQARRAPEPTRPGSEHSVRRRRPGRRELTTLVGRLRVGQEALQAAEETAVATDPVHALAVLRQAQSSRSRLRLSLAGPDGAVQERQVRVMAVEPGRVRLRDVVRETELTVAVHRIVSVEAG; encoded by the coding sequence ATGAGCCCTTCCGCCTCCACCCAGGACCTCGCCGTGCACCTGACGGCGCTGCCGGACCGCGAGGTCGCCGCCCTGCTGGTGGCGCGCCCGGACCTGGCCGCGCCCCCGTCCTCCTCCTTCCTGGCGCTGGCGACCCGCGCGGGGGCCCCGGGCAGCATCGAGTACGCCCTGGCCGGGCTGGATGCGCCGACGCTGGCCGTGGCCGAGGCAGTGGTGGCTCTCAGCCGGCCCGATGAGTCGCGCCGGGCGGGCGGAGCCGGGCCGACCGAGGTTGCCGAGGCCGCCGAGGCGGCTGGGAACGGGCAGGCCGGCGGTGCCGGTGGGGCCAGCGGCGAACCGGCCGACGGCGAGCCTCTCGGTGATCCCGCAGACCACCCAGCCGACCCGGCCAGTGCGGACAGTGTTGACCTGGCCACCCCGGCCGACCAGGCCACCCCGGACCGCCCGGACAGTGCTGACCTGGCCGGGCTGGTCGCCGCCCACCTGCCACTGCCTGCCGAGCAGGTCACCGAGGCACTGGAGCACCTGGGCCGGCTGGCGCTCGTCATCGAGGGCAGGCCCCTGGCCGCACTCGAGACCGCCTTCGGGCCGCACCCCTTCGGCCTGGGGCCCTGGGTCGCCGAGCCCCTGAGCGCCGAGCAGCTGCCACCCACCCTGGAGGAGCTGAGCGAGGAAGCCGCCGGTGGAGGCGGTAAGCCGGTCATCCCAGCGGCCTCCGTGGAGATGCTCCAGGCCCTCACCTGGGGGCCGCCCGCCGGCACCCTGCGTGCCGGCGGCACCGCACCGGGAGCGGCCCCACTCATCGAACGCGGCTGGCTGGAGCGCAGCAGCGACGCCCACGGGCGCACCCGCTTCATCCTGCCGCGCCAGGTCGCCCTCGCCCTGCGCGGCGGCCGCCTGACCCGCGAGCCCCTCACCGCACCCGAGGCCGGCGACCTGGAGACGGTGGGCGCCGACGTCGTCGCCTCCGAGGCCTCCTTCCACGCCGAGGAGACCGTCCGGCTCGTGGCCGCCCTCCTGGAGGAGTGGGGCCGCGAGGGCGGCACGATCCGCCGCACCGGCGGAGTGAGCGCGCGCGCCCTGGCCCGTACCGCCGACGCCCTCGACCTGGAGGCCGACGCCGCCGCCCGCATCATCGAGATCGCCGCGAGCGCCGGGCTCCTGGGGCTCGACGACGACGGCGCCACCTGGGTGCCCTCCTCCCAGGCCGCCGGATGGCTCACCGACAGCCTCCCCCAGCGCTGGGCGCCGCTCGCCCTGGCCTGGTCGGGCAGCGCCCGCACCCCCTGGCTGACGGGCACCCGCGACGACGACGGCACCCTGCGCGCTGTCCTTAGCCCGGACCTGGAGGCCGGATGGGCGGCGCGACTGCGCGCCCGAGTGCTCGCCCTCCTGGGTGACCTCCCGCCGGGGACCAGCGCGACCCCCGCCTTCGTGCGGGCCGCCCTGACCTGGCAGAGCCCCCGGCGCACCATCCCCGGCGGGGCCGTCTCCGCGGTCCTGGCCGAGGCCGAGACCCTCGGGATCACCGGCGGCGGGGCGCTCACCGAGGCCGGCAGGATCCTCGCCCGACGGGCAGCAGCGAGCCTCGCCGAGCAGGACCCCGGACTCAGCGGCAGGCCCGGCGGCCCCACCGACCCCGGAGACGCCGGCCGCGCCGAGGAGGCGGGTGGTGGGGCACACGCCGAGCCGCTGTCGGACGACGAGGCCCTCACCGCCCTCGAGGTGGCGCTCGCCGCAGACCTGCCGGCCGCCGTCGAGATGATCCTCGTCCAGTCCGACCTCACCGCCATCGTGCCGGGCCGCCCCGCCCCCGAGCTGGCCGCGCTGCTGGAACGCACGAGCGTCGTCGAGTCGCGCGGCGGGGCGCTCACTGTGCGCTTCACGCCCGAGTCGGTGCGCGGCGCGCTCGACGTCGGCTACCGGGCCGAGGAGATCACCCAGGAGATCGGCCGCTACAGCCCTGCGCCCCTGCCGGACTCGCTGAGCGTTCTCATCCAGGACGCCGCCCGCCACCACGGGGCGGTGCGCGTGCGGGCCGTGTCCGCGCTGCTGCGGATCAGCGACGAGGCCACGGCCGCCGGGCTCCTGGCCGAACCGCGCCTGCGGGACCTCGGCCTGGACCAGGTGGCTCCCGGGATCCTCGTGGCCACCGCAAGCGCCGGGCAGGTGCTGCGCGAGCTGCGCGCCACCGGGCTGGCGCCGGTGACCGAGGACGCCAGCGGGCACCTGGTGGTCGGGCCGGCCACCGCGCAGCAGGCCCGCCGGGCCCCCGAGCCGACGCGCCCCGGCAGCGAGCACTCGGTGCGACGGCGTCGGCCCGGAAGGCGCGAGCTGACGACCCTCGTGGGGCGGCTGCGCGTGGGGCAGGAGGCGCTGCAGGCCGCCGAGGAGACGGCTGTGGCCACCGACCCGGTGCACGCCCTGGCGGTGCTGCGCCAGGCCCAGTCCTCGCGCTCGCGGCTGCGGCTGAGCCTGGCCGGCCCCGACGGCGCCGTGCAGGAGCGGCAGGTGCGGGTCATGGCCGTCGAGCCGGGGCGGGTGCGCCTGCGCGACGTGGTGCGCGAGACCGAGCTGACCGTGGCCGTCCACCGCATCGTCTCGGTCGAAGCCGGGTGA
- a CDS encoding DUF3027 domain-containing protein: protein MTDTIDPHTDASGEPATGARTSTATLERPVPDAASPSPTQARVPRAGALPTPAEQALAAKDKTLTSPAAIELARRALEEVTDPITVGEYVAAAPDAERLVTHLFDCTLSGYRGWRWAVTLSRVPRGRTATVCEVELLPGEEALLAPAWVPWAERLEPGDITRSDRLPRKETDERLEPGWEATGEDADAVALDELDLGRPRVLSAQGVASAAERWYGGDHGPEAEGVRKAHATCSTCGFFVPMAGALRAIFGVCANEWATDDGSVVSLDHGCGAHSETDLPDQGPEWPINPSRVDDHLMVPLSTNGLDLREGRSIAELAAEQGDDVDAEPGGASAEDSGDIAGAPGQGAGAESPAQDAEGPADGAKTTTDSDAQKAQAEDGAAGTDATAPAAEEQSEEPGTKTTKKSAASEQKPAAKRSRRAASSTRRRRTADSPEEASEERSSRLVGLDLGELERATAAASASSAPDAARTAEPLQATAEQSSPAPAGAESSDTPSERAASARAAVAGLSLALGIDMPQDDATSDDTESAEVDALAEQTPRTLAELEAILPNRS, encoded by the coding sequence GTGACCGACACGATCGACCCTCACACCGACGCCTCAGGCGAGCCCGCCACCGGGGCGCGCACCTCCACGGCGACCCTGGAGCGCCCGGTACCGGACGCGGCCTCGCCCTCTCCGACGCAGGCCCGCGTGCCCCGCGCCGGTGCCCTGCCGACCCCGGCCGAGCAGGCCCTGGCCGCCAAGGACAAGACCCTCACCTCCCCGGCGGCCATCGAACTGGCCCGCCGCGCGCTGGAGGAGGTCACCGACCCCATCACCGTCGGCGAGTACGTGGCCGCCGCGCCCGACGCCGAGCGCCTCGTCACTCACCTGTTCGACTGCACCCTGAGCGGCTACCGCGGCTGGCGTTGGGCGGTCACCCTCAGTCGCGTCCCGCGCGGCCGCACCGCCACCGTCTGCGAGGTGGAGCTCCTTCCCGGCGAGGAGGCCCTCCTCGCGCCCGCCTGGGTCCCGTGGGCCGAGCGCCTCGAACCCGGCGACATCACCCGCTCCGATCGCCTGCCCCGCAAGGAGACTGACGAGCGCCTCGAGCCCGGGTGGGAGGCCACTGGTGAGGACGCCGACGCCGTCGCCCTGGATGAGCTCGACCTGGGCCGCCCCCGGGTCCTGAGCGCTCAGGGCGTCGCCAGCGCCGCCGAGCGCTGGTACGGCGGCGACCACGGCCCCGAGGCTGAGGGCGTCCGCAAGGCCCACGCGACCTGCTCCACCTGCGGCTTCTTCGTGCCGATGGCCGGCGCCCTGCGCGCCATCTTCGGCGTGTGCGCCAACGAGTGGGCCACCGATGACGGCAGCGTCGTCTCCCTGGACCACGGCTGCGGCGCCCATTCCGAGACCGATCTGCCCGACCAGGGTCCGGAGTGGCCCATCAACCCCTCGCGGGTCGACGACCACCTCATGGTGCCGCTGAGCACCAACGGGCTCGATCTGCGTGAGGGCCGCAGTATCGCCGAGCTCGCCGCTGAGCAGGGCGACGACGTCGACGCCGAGCCGGGTGGTGCCTCCGCCGAAGACTCGGGAGACATCGCAGGCGCCCCCGGTCAGGGAGCCGGTGCGGAGTCGCCTGCTCAGGATGCCGAAGGCCCGGCTGATGGCGCGAAGACCACCACGGACTCCGACGCCCAGAAGGCTCAAGCCGAGGACGGCGCCGCCGGCACGGATGCCACTGCGCCCGCGGCCGAGGAGCAGTCGGAGGAGCCCGGGACGAAGACCACCAAGAAGTCCGCTGCGTCCGAGCAGAAGCCCGCCGCGAAGCGTTCCCGTCGCGCGGCCTCCTCGACGCGCCGCCGTCGCACGGCCGACTCTCCCGAGGAAGCCTCCGAGGAGCGCAGCAGCCGCCTGGTGGGGCTCGACCTGGGAGAGCTTGAGCGGGCGACCGCCGCGGCGTCGGCCTCCTCGGCCCCCGATGCCGCGAGAACCGCCGAGCCTCTCCAGGCAACCGCGGAGCAGTCCTCACCGGCACCCGCCGGAGCCGAGTCCAGTGACACGCCCAGCGAGCGGGCCGCCTCGGCCCGAGCCGCCGTCGCCGGCCTGTCCCTGGCCCTCGGGATCGACATGCCCCAGGACGACGCAACCTCCGACGACACCGAGAGCGCCGAGGTCGACGCCCTCGCGGAGCAGACGCCGCGGACCCTCGCCGAGCTCGAGGCCATCCTGCCCAACCGCTCCTGA
- a CDS encoding uracil-DNA glycosylase: MADPHPVTGAFFDSPVPPGTGWPEDPATAATPVARSAADVARLADSSSDLPELDARITVCRACDRLVAWREEVARTGRRASFAHEPYWGRPVASVGSADARIYVVGLAPAANGANRTGRMFTGDRSGDWLWAAFHRAGLATSPTSTAAGDGQRLTGARMGAAVRCAPPANKPTTVERATCAPWLAREIALMPEVKVMLALGGIGWGAVLRVTREAGWALPRPQPRFGHGATAELTRPDGRPVTLLGSYHPSQQNTFTGRLTETMLDEVLATAKRLAEA, encoded by the coding sequence ATGGCCGATCCGCACCCCGTCACCGGAGCGTTCTTCGATTCCCCGGTCCCTCCCGGGACCGGGTGGCCCGAGGATCCCGCTACTGCTGCCACACCCGTGGCCCGATCGGCCGCCGATGTGGCGCGCCTGGCCGACTCGTCGTCGGATCTGCCCGAACTCGACGCCCGGATCACGGTGTGCCGTGCCTGCGACCGGCTCGTGGCCTGGCGTGAGGAGGTGGCCCGGACCGGCCGTCGCGCCTCCTTCGCCCATGAGCCGTACTGGGGGCGACCGGTGGCGAGTGTCGGGTCGGCGGATGCCCGCATCTACGTCGTCGGGCTGGCACCCGCGGCCAATGGGGCGAACCGCACCGGCCGCATGTTCACCGGGGACCGCTCCGGGGACTGGCTGTGGGCGGCCTTCCACCGGGCGGGGCTGGCGACATCCCCCACCTCGACGGCGGCCGGCGACGGGCAGCGGCTCACCGGGGCGCGCATGGGCGCCGCCGTGCGTTGCGCCCCGCCCGCCAACAAGCCGACGACCGTCGAGCGCGCCACCTGCGCCCCGTGGCTCGCCCGCGAGATCGCCCTCATGCCCGAGGTCAAGGTGATGCTGGCGCTGGGCGGGATCGGATGGGGCGCGGTGCTGCGGGTCACCCGCGAGGCCGGATGGGCCCTCCCCCGCCCCCAGCCGCGCTTCGGCCACGGGGCGACGGCGGAGCTGACCAGGCCCGACGGCAGGCCGGTGACGCTGCTCGGCAGCTACCACCCCAGCCAGCAGAACACGTTCACCGGTCGCCTCACCGAGACGATGCTCGATGAGGTGCTGGCGACCGCCAAGCGCCTCGCCGAGGCATGA
- a CDS encoding DEAD/DEAH box helicase: MAVTEAAEDPAAAAGPREPGWEGFSSATRIWFLDAFPTGPTPVQERAWATIGRGENALVIAPTGSGKTLASFLSAIDHLGQEPAAEEQGNAAAPGGAQGGADGVRVLYISPLKALGADVERNLRRPLAGICAVGPTRPISVGVRSGDTPARERRRLRSHPPSILITTPESLYLMLTSAVRETLRTVETVIVDEIHSFAGSKRGTHLAVSLERLDDLLGRPAQRIGLSATVSPPEEVARFLGGPHPVTIISDDGRAAPEVTVSVPVENMARIPAILDRRTRMERALAAPTSAGGGRGSRPSGLGRAGSSQAWRSDKALGRAMAAGRADEPGAGVPARVSASIWPHLENAILDQVLAHRTTLVFVNSRGACERLTAHLNEAYAARLGAVAPAPQAPVHRESWEMGTGSHTEPLAAGAPVIAKAHHGSVSKEQRLGVERELAAGELRCVVATASLELGIDIGSVDLVLQVAPPPSVAAGLQRVGRADHRVGGRPRGVIYPVERTHLVDAVVAAEGMRAGEIERTELVSNALDVLAQQTVAAVSVAEGLTAEAWFTTVRRAAPYSSLPRPAFDSVLELLAGGFASADLTDFSPRIVWDRATGELSARPSTQRLAVASSGTIPDRGMFPVVLPEGAQDAGRRRVGELDEEMVHESSPGDIITLGTSSWRIRQITGDRVVVDPAEGRSARLPFWKGEGLGRPAATGLAKGVFLREAQSSLPSEAGAGESEGERALRQRLTEAGLDAHARSNLLALLREQYRATSALPTDETLVLERYEDESGSWRIIVHSTLGRCVHEPWAMAIRERVHQVLGVRPQIIVADDGIVLQIPPVEGDLPGAGLITFDAAEISSLVRSRIETTALFAARFRECAARALLMPAARPGRRTPLWLQRVKAGQLLEASRQFRDFPVSVEAARECLQQYYDLPALTDLMERLASGRVRVVDAITSEPSPFAHPLLFGYASTLIYQEDLPHAERRAQLLSLDPKALDALLGDAGIADLLDDEVLAQVEAELQHLAPGRRVRADAEAIADLLHELGPLSAAELVERCTDVGGRVPGKDGQRDGANGACDGFEGADKHSAEREVDRALAELAGARRAAAVRVGGQELWARVEDASALQRALGAEVPDWALERAEAGGTVERTVAARSPLNDLLLRYARTHTTVTPQRVAQAFGLGAAVAEGALAELAGDGSLVDLSAAGWMEPAVLTRVRHRSLDRARAAVAPVPPSALQRLVLERAGLDEPGGGVDALAEALAALEGVWLPAGLWESVVLPARVTDYRPAMLDELIAAGEVVWQARPIGDAASRTGPTRVRTGADDIPAPGEIAFFPTDSALAPVAGEATAPGESEAPEGRETGVTGEELWQLVREGAATGRSFEPVRRALVPAAGTRTAPPSRRVRSRRGRRLMMGIPSAGEVTAAGRLSSVVASTSWVRLSCAPAGDEERAIAEVESLLDRYGVVSRDLALAFSGVGGLGPLMPVLRRMEETGMVLRGGFIEGMGPTQFAERESVERLRSLTPGPAGAAETPVVLDLKDPACLVGRGVPWPEPVLPADLGESAGGHGEETSGPPVRRQGASVVVLGGAPVLYASENLKVLISYTSAREELARALTALAADRQAMFARQGAAAARRRTVVESLNGVTALEPTVSDLLRQAGFVRDPRGMRLAVGPYGAAWR; the protein is encoded by the coding sequence ATGGCCGTGACCGAGGCAGCAGAGGACCCGGCCGCCGCGGCAGGTCCGCGCGAGCCGGGCTGGGAGGGATTCTCCTCAGCCACCCGCATCTGGTTCCTCGACGCCTTCCCCACCGGTCCCACCCCGGTGCAGGAGCGGGCCTGGGCCACGATCGGCCGGGGTGAGAACGCCCTGGTCATCGCCCCCACCGGCTCGGGCAAGACGCTCGCGTCCTTCCTGTCCGCCATCGACCACCTAGGACAGGAGCCGGCCGCGGAGGAGCAGGGGAACGCGGCGGCGCCAGGGGGCGCGCAGGGCGGGGCCGACGGCGTGAGGGTCCTCTACATCTCCCCGCTCAAGGCGCTGGGAGCGGACGTGGAGCGCAACCTGCGCCGGCCGCTGGCGGGAATCTGCGCCGTCGGCCCCACCCGCCCGATCTCGGTGGGGGTGCGCTCGGGGGACACGCCCGCGCGGGAGCGTCGTCGGCTGCGCAGCCATCCGCCCAGCATCCTCATTACGACGCCGGAGTCGCTCTACCTCATGCTCACCAGCGCCGTGCGGGAGACGCTGCGGACAGTGGAGACGGTCATCGTCGACGAGATCCACTCCTTCGCCGGTTCCAAGCGCGGCACGCACCTGGCCGTGTCCCTGGAGCGCCTCGATGATCTCCTGGGGCGGCCGGCGCAGCGCATCGGCCTGTCCGCCACCGTCTCGCCGCCGGAGGAGGTCGCCCGCTTCCTCGGCGGGCCGCACCCGGTGACGATCATCTCCGACGACGGCCGGGCGGCGCCGGAGGTCACAGTGTCCGTTCCGGTGGAGAACATGGCCCGCATCCCGGCGATCTTGGACCGGCGCACCCGGATGGAACGGGCCCTGGCAGCCCCCACGAGCGCGGGCGGCGGCCGCGGCTCCCGGCCCTCCGGGCTCGGACGGGCGGGGTCCTCGCAGGCCTGGCGCTCCGATAAGGCGCTGGGTCGAGCCATGGCGGCGGGGCGGGCTGACGAGCCCGGTGCGGGGGTGCCCGCCCGGGTGTCGGCCTCGATCTGGCCGCACCTTGAGAACGCGATCCTCGACCAGGTCCTGGCCCACCGCACGACGCTGGTCTTCGTCAACTCCCGGGGCGCCTGCGAGCGGCTCACCGCGCACCTCAACGAGGCCTATGCCGCGCGTCTCGGGGCGGTGGCGCCGGCGCCGCAGGCGCCGGTTCACCGGGAGTCCTGGGAGATGGGAACCGGTTCGCACACCGAGCCCCTGGCGGCGGGCGCCCCGGTGATCGCCAAGGCACACCACGGGTCAGTCTCCAAGGAACAGCGTCTGGGCGTGGAGCGGGAGCTGGCCGCGGGCGAGCTGAGGTGCGTGGTGGCCACGGCCTCCCTCGAGCTCGGCATCGACATCGGCTCGGTCGACCTCGTGCTCCAGGTGGCGCCGCCCCCGTCGGTCGCTGCGGGCCTGCAGCGGGTGGGGCGCGCCGACCACCGGGTGGGCGGGCGGCCGCGCGGCGTCATCTACCCCGTGGAGCGCACTCACCTGGTGGACGCCGTCGTCGCCGCAGAGGGGATGCGCGCCGGGGAGATCGAGCGCACCGAGCTGGTGTCCAACGCTCTGGACGTGCTGGCCCAGCAGACGGTCGCCGCGGTGAGTGTGGCGGAGGGGCTGACGGCCGAGGCCTGGTTCACCACCGTCAGGCGGGCGGCCCCCTACTCCTCGCTGCCGCGCCCGGCCTTCGACTCGGTCCTGGAGCTGCTGGCCGGCGGCTTCGCCTCGGCGGATCTGACGGACTTCTCGCCGCGGATCGTATGGGACCGCGCCACCGGTGAGCTCAGTGCCCGGCCCAGCACGCAGCGGCTGGCGGTGGCCTCCTCGGGAACGATCCCGGACCGGGGCATGTTCCCCGTCGTCCTGCCCGAGGGGGCGCAGGATGCCGGGCGGCGGCGGGTCGGGGAGCTCGACGAGGAGATGGTGCACGAGTCCAGCCCGGGCGACATCATCACGCTGGGGACGTCGAGCTGGCGGATCCGCCAGATCACGGGAGACCGCGTCGTCGTCGACCCGGCCGAGGGGCGCAGCGCCCGCCTGCCGTTCTGGAAGGGCGAGGGGCTGGGCAGGCCTGCGGCCACCGGGCTCGCCAAGGGCGTCTTCCTGCGTGAGGCGCAGAGCTCCTTGCCGTCGGAGGCGGGAGCCGGGGAGTCGGAGGGCGAGCGGGCACTGCGGCAGCGGCTCACGGAGGCGGGACTGGACGCTCATGCCCGCAGCAACCTGCTGGCGCTGCTGCGCGAGCAGTACCGAGCCACCAGCGCCCTGCCGACCGATGAGACCCTGGTCCTGGAGCGCTATGAGGACGAGTCCGGCAGCTGGCGGATCATCGTCCACAGCACGCTGGGTCGGTGCGTCCACGAGCCCTGGGCGATGGCGATCCGGGAGCGGGTGCACCAGGTGCTGGGGGTGCGCCCGCAGATCATCGTGGCCGACGACGGCATCGTCCTGCAGATCCCGCCGGTTGAGGGCGACCTCCCGGGGGCCGGGCTCATCACCTTCGACGCCGCAGAGATCTCCTCCCTGGTGCGCAGCCGGATCGAGACGACGGCGCTGTTCGCGGCCCGGTTCCGCGAGTGCGCAGCCCGCGCCCTGCTCATGCCCGCCGCCCGCCCGGGGCGCCGCACGCCGTTGTGGCTCCAGCGGGTCAAAGCCGGACAGCTGCTCGAGGCCTCCCGCCAGTTCCGGGACTTCCCCGTCAGCGTGGAGGCGGCGCGCGAGTGCCTCCAGCAGTACTACGACCTGCCCGCGCTCACCGACCTCATGGAGCGTCTCGCCTCCGGCCGGGTGCGCGTCGTCGACGCCATCACCAGTGAGCCGTCGCCCTTCGCCCACCCGCTGCTGTTCGGGTACGCGAGCACCCTGATCTACCAGGAGGATCTGCCCCACGCCGAGCGCCGGGCCCAGCTGCTCTCCCTGGACCCCAAGGCGCTCGACGCCCTGCTGGGCGACGCCGGCATCGCGGACCTGCTCGACGACGAGGTCCTGGCCCAGGTGGAGGCCGAGCTCCAGCACCTGGCCCCCGGCAGGCGGGTACGCGCCGACGCCGAGGCGATCGCTGATCTTCTGCATGAGCTGGGCCCGTTGAGCGCGGCCGAGCTGGTCGAGCGGTGCACCGACGTCGGCGGGCGGGTCCCGGGGAAGGACGGGCAACGCGACGGTGCGAACGGGGCCTGCGACGGCTTCGAGGGCGCGGACAAGCACTCAGCCGAGCGCGAGGTCGATCGGGCGCTCGCCGAGCTGGCCGGGGCTCGCCGAGCCGCCGCGGTGCGGGTCGGCGGGCAGGAACTGTGGGCCCGGGTCGAGGACGCCTCGGCTCTGCAACGGGCCCTGGGAGCAGAGGTCCCCGACTGGGCGCTGGAGCGGGCTGAGGCCGGTGGCACTGTCGAACGGACGGTGGCGGCCCGCTCGCCGCTGAACGACCTGCTTCTGCGCTACGCGCGCACCCACACGACCGTGACACCGCAGCGCGTGGCGCAGGCCTTCGGGCTGGGGGCGGCGGTGGCGGAAGGAGCCCTGGCCGAGCTGGCCGGGGACGGCTCCCTCGTGGACCTGAGTGCGGCGGGGTGGATGGAGCCGGCGGTCCTGACCCGGGTGCGCCACCGCTCCCTGGACCGGGCGCGGGCCGCCGTCGCACCAGTGCCACCCTCGGCTCTCCAGCGTCTCGTGCTGGAGCGGGCGGGCCTGGATGAGCCGGGCGGCGGCGTCGACGCCCTGGCAGAGGCCCTGGCGGCGTTGGAGGGTGTGTGGCTGCCGGCCGGCCTGTGGGAGTCAGTGGTGCTGCCCGCGCGTGTGACCGACTACCGGCCGGCCATGCTCGATGAGCTCATCGCCGCCGGGGAGGTCGTCTGGCAGGCGCGACCCATCGGCGACGCCGCGTCCCGGACCGGTCCCACCCGGGTGAGGACCGGGGCCGATGACATCCCCGCTCCGGGCGAGATCGCCTTCTTCCCCACGGACTCCGCCCTGGCGCCGGTCGCCGGGGAGGCGACCGCCCCGGGTGAGTCGGAGGCGCCGGAGGGCCGGGAGACGGGAGTCACCGGGGAGGAGCTCTGGCAGCTGGTTCGTGAAGGGGCCGCCACGGGCCGCTCCTTCGAACCGGTGCGCCGGGCACTGGTGCCCGCGGCCGGGACACGTACCGCCCCGCCCTCACGGCGAGTGCGCAGCCGCCGGGGCCGCCGCCTCATGATGGGGATACCGAGCGCCGGGGAGGTGACGGCGGCCGGGCGGCTGTCCTCCGTGGTGGCCTCCACCTCCTGGGTGAGGCTGTCGTGCGCACCGGCGGGCGATGAGGAGCGGGCGATCGCGGAGGTGGAGTCACTGCTGGACCGCTACGGGGTCGTCTCCCGCGACCTCGCCCTGGCCTTCAGCGGGGTGGGAGGGCTCGGGCCCCTCATGCCGGTCCTACGGCGCATGGAGGAGACCGGGATGGTTCTGCGCGGCGGTTTCATTGAGGGCATGGGGCCGACGCAGTTCGCCGAGCGGGAGAGCGTCGAGCGGCTGCGGTCCCTCACCCCCGGCCCCGCCGGCGCGGCGGAGACACCGGTCGTGCTCGATCTCAAGGACCCGGCCTGTCTCGTCGGGCGCGGGGTGCCGTGGCCCGAGCCGGTGCTGCCCGCCGACCTCGGCGAGTCGGCCGGGGGCCACGGTGAGGAGACGAGCGGCCCGCCAGTCCGGCGCCAGGGGGCAAGCGTCGTCGTGCTGGGTGGCGCCCCGGTGCTCTACGCCTCAGAGAACCTCAAGGTCCTCATCTCCTACACGTCCGCGCGCGAGGAGCTGGCACGCGCCCTGACCGCGCTGGCGGCCGACAGGCAGGCGATGTTCGCGCGCCAGGGGGCAGCGGCGGCCAGGCGCCGCACGGTGGTGGAGTCCCTCAACGGGGTCACCGCGCTGGAGCCCACCGTGAGCGACCTCCTGCGTCAGGCCGGTTTCGTGCGCGACCCCAGGGGGATGCGGCTCGCCGTCGGCCCTTACGGGGCCGCCTGGCGATGA